The following proteins are encoded in a genomic region of Struthio camelus isolate bStrCam1 chromosome 3, bStrCam1.hap1, whole genome shotgun sequence:
- the CENPQ gene encoding centromere protein Q isoform X1, translated as MKRHRASSSKMGETSVGRTVKRSRKSVHEQGPSSKKQRTDGGGRKQGQKGEITQTIKWKAKEHGDYSPAENCSSKKMKLTSAEIASWQTLSESSRQFLETVMDSVILSVLCQQRERKDAVQKHLNLLKERMLRFFKTLKVPPGKLGNLKSFLSLQVAEKQMLETNEESLVQLQEEINEAERSAEHIDETIQQLQYKIQVLRSQLEEDEKKAKEIFQEDCRGALHLPELPKHSLETPTLQEEILKIKNKKGLLKDMNTIQQSAEMKNMLTLIEKIYEKVDNL; from the exons ATGAAACGCCACCGTGCTTCTTCCAGTAAGATGGGGGAGACCTCTGTTGGGCGAACGGTAAAACGATCCCGTAAATCAGTACATGAACAAGGGCCTTCCAGCAAAAAACAGAGAAcagatggaggaggaagaaaacaaggtCAAAAAGGAGAG ATCACTCAGACAATCAAATGGAAAGCTAAGGAACACGGGGACTATTCTCCTGCAG aaaattgttcttcaaaaaaaatgaagctaacCAGTGCTGAAATAGCATCTTGGCAGACTCTctcagagagcagcaggcagttTCTGGAAACTGTGATGGATTCAGTTATACT atctgttTTGTGCCaacaaagggagaggaaagatgcTGTTCAGAAACACCTCAATCTACTGAAAGAAAG gatgctgagatttttcaagaCCTTAAAGGTACCTCCGGGAAAGCTGGGCAACCTGAAGAGTTTCCTGAGCCTTCAAGTGGCAGAAAAGCAAATGCTTGAGACAAATGAAGAGTCTTTGGTACAATTGCAG gaagaaataaatgaagcTGAAAGATCAGCAGAACACATAGATGAAACTATACAGCAACTACAGTACAAAATCCAGGTGCTCAGGAGCCAGTTggaggaagatgaaaaaaaggCTAAGGAG ATATTCCAGGAAGACTGCAGAGGAGCACTCCACCTTCCAGAACTCCCCAAGCACAGTTTAGAGACACCCACTCTGCAG gaagaaattttgaagataaaaaaTAAGAAGGGTCTTCTGAAGGATATGAACACTATTCAGCAGTCAGCTGAAATGAAGAACATGTTAACCCTCATTGAAAAGATCTATGAGAAGGTGGACAACCTTTGA
- the CENPQ gene encoding centromere protein Q isoform X2: MKRHRASSSKMGETSVGRTVKRSRKSVHEQGPSSKKQRTDGGGRKQGQKGEQITQTIKWKAKEHGDYSPAENCSSKKMKLTSAEIASWQTLSESSRQFLETVMDSVILSVLCQQRERKDAVQKHLNLLKERMLRFFKTLKVPPGKLGNLKSFLSLQVAEKQMLETNEESLVQLQEEINEAERSAEHIDETIQQLQYKIQVLRSQLEEDEKKAKEIFQEDCRGALHLPELPKHSLETPTLQEEILKIKNKKGLLKDMNTIQQSAEMKNMLTLIEKIYEKVDNL, translated from the exons ATGAAACGCCACCGTGCTTCTTCCAGTAAGATGGGGGAGACCTCTGTTGGGCGAACGGTAAAACGATCCCGTAAATCAGTACATGAACAAGGGCCTTCCAGCAAAAAACAGAGAAcagatggaggaggaagaaaacaaggtCAAAAAGGAGAG CAGATCACTCAGACAATCAAATGGAAAGCTAAGGAACACGGGGACTATTCTCCTGCAG aaaattgttcttcaaaaaaaatgaagctaacCAGTGCTGAAATAGCATCTTGGCAGACTCTctcagagagcagcaggcagttTCTGGAAACTGTGATGGATTCAGTTATACT atctgttTTGTGCCaacaaagggagaggaaagatgcTGTTCAGAAACACCTCAATCTACTGAAAGAAAG gatgctgagatttttcaagaCCTTAAAGGTACCTCCGGGAAAGCTGGGCAACCTGAAGAGTTTCCTGAGCCTTCAAGTGGCAGAAAAGCAAATGCTTGAGACAAATGAAGAGTCTTTGGTACAATTGCAG gaagaaataaatgaagcTGAAAGATCAGCAGAACACATAGATGAAACTATACAGCAACTACAGTACAAAATCCAGGTGCTCAGGAGCCAGTTggaggaagatgaaaaaaaggCTAAGGAG ATATTCCAGGAAGACTGCAGAGGAGCACTCCACCTTCCAGAACTCCCCAAGCACAGTTTAGAGACACCCACTCTGCAG gaagaaattttgaagataaaaaaTAAGAAGGGTCTTCTGAAGGATATGAACACTATTCAGCAGTCAGCTGAAATGAAGAACATGTTAACCCTCATTGAAAAGATCTATGAGAAGGTGGACAACCTTTGA
- the MMUT gene encoding methylmalonyl-CoA mutase, mitochondrial, with the protein MLRAKDALSRLWSHHCTCLAQLPASRLAWRSLHRQPLHPEWAALAEKQLKGKNPKDLIWHTPEGIDIKPLYSKRDTEDLPEELPGVKPYTRGPYPTMYTYRPWTIRQYAGFSTVEESNKFYKDNIKAGQQGLSVAFDLATHRGYDSDNPRVRGDVGMAGVAIDTVEDTKILFDGIPLDKMSVSMTMNGAVIPVLATFIVTGEEQGVPQAKLTGTIQNDILKEFMVRNTYIFPPEPSMRIIADIFQYTSKYMPKFNSISISGYHMQEAGADAILELAYTVADGLEYCRTGLKAGLTIDEFAPRLSFFWGIGMNFYMEIAKLRAGRRLWAYLVEKMFKPKDPKSLLLRAHCQTSGWSLTEQDPFNNVIRTAIEAMAAVFGGTQSLHTNSFDEALGLPTIKSARIARNTQIIIQEETGIPKVADPWGGSYLMECLTNDVYEAALKLIEEIEEMGGMAKAVAEGIPKLRIEECAARRQARIDSGSEVIVGVNKHQLEKEETVEVLAIDNTSVRSRQIEKINKVKASRDEAAAQKCLAALTQCAATGEGNLLALAVEAARSRCTVGEITDAMKKVFGEHKASDRMVSGAYRQEFGESDEILYAINRVNKFMDREGRRPRVLVAKMGQDGHDRGAKVIATGFADIGFDVDIGPLFQTPREVAQQAVDADVHCVGVSTLAAGHKTLVPELIKELNALGRPDILVMCGGVIPPQDYDFLYEAGVTNVFGPGTRIPKAAVQVLDDIERCLEKRQQSM; encoded by the exons ATGTTAAGAGCCAAGGATGCCCTCTCACGTCTCTGGTCCCATCACTGCACGTGCCTGGCACAACTTCCAGCCTCTCGCCTGGCATGGCGCTCGCTGCACAGGCAGCCTCTGCACCCCGAGTGGGCTGCCCTTGCTGAGAAGCAGCTGAAAGGCAAGAATCCAAAGGATTTAATTTGGCACACCCCAGAAGGCATCGACATCAAGCCCTTGTATTCCAAGAGGGACACAGAAGACCTTCCTGAGGAACTGCCTGGGGTGAAACCTTACACTAGAGGACCCTACCCAACCATGTATACGTACAGGCCGTGGACCATCCGCCAGTATGCTGGCTTCAGCACTGTGGAGGAGAGCAACAAGTTCTACAAGGACAACATTAAAG ctGGCCAGCAGGGATTGTCAGTTGCTTTTGATCTAGCCACCCATCGTGGTTATGATTCAGACAATCCACGAGTTCGAGGGGATGTTGGAATGGCTGGAGTTGCCATTGATACAGTGGAAGACACCAAAATCCTTTTTGATGGAATTCCTTTAGACAAAATGTCAGTTTCTATGACAATGAACGGGGCAGTCATTCCTGTGTTGGCAACGTTCATTGTAACTGGAGAAGAGCAGGGAGTACCCCAAGCCAAACTAACAGGGACAATCCAAAATGACATATTGAAGGAGTTCATGGTCCGAAATACATACATTTTCCCCCCAGAGCCATCAATGCGGATTATTGCTGACATCTTTCAGTACACCTCAAAG tatatGCCAAAATTTAATTCAATTTCAATCAGTGGATACCATATGCAAGAGGCAGGAGCTGATGCCATTCTGGAATTAGCTTATACTGTAGCTGATGGCTTGGAGTACTGCAGAACTGGTCTTAAAGCTGGCCTTACCATTGATGAATTTGCACCAAG ACTTTCTTTCTTCTGGGGAATTGGCATGAATTTCTATATGGAAATAGCTAAGCTGAGAGCTGGGAGGCGACTGTGGGCTTATCTGGTAGAGAAAATGTTTAAGCCCAAGGATCCCAAATCTCTTCTTCTGAGAGCTCATTGTCAGACTTCAGGCTGGTCACTCACTGAACAG gATCCTTTTAACAATGTTATTCGTACTGCAATTGAAGCAATGGCTGCAGTATTTGGAGGTACCCAGTCTTTGCATACAAATTCATTCGATGAAGCTTTGGGTTTGCCCACAATAAAGAGTGCTCGCATTGCTCGGAATACGCAGATCATAATACAAGAGGAAACGGGTATTCCTAAAGTGGCAGACCCCTGGGGGGGATCTTACCTCATGGAGTGCCTCACCAATGATGTCTATGAAGCTGCTTTAAAG CTCATTGAGGAGATTGAAGAAATGGGTGGAATGGCCAAAGCTGTAGCTGAGGGAATTCCCAAACTGCGGATTGAAGAGTGTGCAGCTCGGAGACAAGCCAGGATTGACTCTG GTTCTGAAGTAATTGTTGGAGTAAACAAACACCagctagaaaaagaagaaacagttgaAGTTCTCGCTATTGATAATACTTCAGTCCGAAGCAGGCAGATTGAGAAGATTAATAAG GTGAAGGCTAGTAGAGATGAAGCAGCAGCCCAGAAATGTCTTGCTGCTCTAACACAGTGTGCTGCTACTGGGGAAGGCAACTTATTGGCGCTTGCGGTGGAAGCAGCACGTTCAAG GTGCACTGTTGGAGAAATAACAGATGCAATGAAGAAGGTGTTTGGGGAGCATAAAGCCAGTGACCGAATGGTGAGCGGAGCTTATCGCCAGGAGTTTGGAGAGAGTGATGAAATTCTTTATGCCATCAATAG AGTTAACAAGTTCATGGATCGTGAAGGGCGCAGGCCTCGTGTACTTGTCGCAAAGATGGGCCAAGATGGCCATGACAGAGGAGCTAAAGTTATTGCTACAGGATTTGCAGACATTGGCTTTGATGTGGACATAGGTCCCCTCTTCCAG ACACCTCGAGAAGTGGCCCAGCAAGCGGTCGATGCAGATGTGCACTGTGTTGGTGTGAGCACACTCGCCGCAGGTCATAAAACTCTTGTGCCTGAACTCATCAAAGAACTCAATGCTCTTGGCCGCCCAGACATTCTTGTCATGTGCGGAGGTGTCATCCCACCTCAG GATTATGACTTCCTCTATGAAGCTGGCGTTACCAATGTATTTGGTCCAGGGACTCGTATTCCGAAAGCGGCTGTACAAGTGCTGGATGATATTGAGAGGtgcctggagaagaggcagcaaTCTATGTAA